One region of Metallosphaera sedula DSM 5348 genomic DNA includes:
- a CDS encoding DUF5305 family protein → MKTKTMLALAICLLFLSISGTMIYYGYASNVPYYRSYEVPTYSYQAQLNLWSNFHINNSILFNNASCVNASSMFSKLVEGVNLHANVNATGSSPTSYNGSYVVYEYLSTSDWTKYLGSFHGVIQNSSGQSLFFQYSPNITQYNNLTQKINQQVGISSSRFTIKLVVVANLTLHSSQGNIPVTLDKSMEVYFGSLNYTFSQDPGGNVTQTLYHQNLVKGMTGYNKMLFISGGIFALFGGVSFVYGPKAGEAMNPEAAAERTLRKLSVSGTNPPVTREVKVESARGLLKLTKTLSRTPVRFEKGYYVIDSDTAYVWYKS, encoded by the coding sequence ATGAAAACTAAAACTATGTTGGCACTTGCAATATGCCTCCTATTTCTGTCGATTTCAGGGACCATGATCTATTACGGCTACGCCTCCAACGTTCCTTATTATAGGAGTTATGAGGTCCCAACGTATAGCTATCAGGCTCAACTAAACCTGTGGAGCAATTTCCATATCAACAACTCCATCCTGTTTAACAACGCCTCGTGCGTGAACGCCAGTTCAATGTTCTCCAAACTCGTGGAGGGCGTGAATCTACACGCCAACGTTAATGCCACAGGAAGTTCGCCCACCTCGTACAATGGAAGTTACGTAGTTTATGAATATCTTTCCACAAGCGATTGGACAAAGTACTTGGGAAGCTTTCATGGGGTGATCCAAAACTCCTCAGGACAGTCACTCTTCTTCCAGTACTCTCCCAACATAACTCAGTACAATAACTTAACCCAGAAAATTAATCAGCAGGTGGGGATCAGTTCCAGTAGATTTACAATAAAGCTCGTGGTTGTCGCCAACCTGACTCTCCACAGTAGTCAGGGAAATATTCCAGTGACCCTTGATAAGAGCATGGAGGTGTATTTCGGCTCGCTGAACTATACTTTCTCTCAGGATCCAGGGGGTAACGTGACCCAGACGCTTTATCATCAGAACCTTGTGAAGGGGATGACTGGGTACAACAAGATGCTGTTCATATCTGGAGGAATATTTGCACTGTTTGGAGGAGTCTCCTTCGTCTATGGACCTAAGGCAGGAGAAGCCATGAATCCGGAGGCAGCGGCAGAGAGGACATTGAGGAAGTTGTCAGTGAGCGGGACAAATCCACCAGTTACTCGAGAAGTCAAAGTTGAAAGCGCTAGGGGGCTGCTGAAACTCACGAAAACCTTATCCAGAACTCCTGTGAGGTTCGAGAAGGGATATTACGTTATCGACTCAGATACCGCTTATGTTTGGTATAAAAGTTAA
- a CDS encoding signal peptidase I translates to MNPVVDLTWEYVKPILKLLFKVFLVILLIFSIAVISANLDGRPLFVAFTSGYSMYPYLKPGELVFIVPEPFAGKVNVGDMIVFHDPDYGKIPGYPPYIIHQVVNSTAKGFITKGINDDYVDQIYMPPVNSSEVYGKLLILGGNPVIVPGIGSIVYFLENNSLEGVIILTLMGISFLILDTSFNRRHQRRELRISTKGIMLAIGIVVISFTIIASLAMSFSATFSYFTSNTPVEIGGGALNTPSINLGVILHGHSSSYVVNVTNRLLIPEYVEVSSVKGSSSAYYNVTPTNMILMPSQTLHLRFTAIGNGSQGLKLVVVKAFVIPTLFPISALAEGLKYYPLELLLISSVISTLPFIMFVYIVRLKSDDW, encoded by the coding sequence TTGAACCCTGTTGTCGACCTGACCTGGGAATACGTTAAGCCTATCCTAAAATTGCTGTTTAAGGTTTTCCTTGTCATCCTCTTGATCTTTTCAATTGCCGTAATCTCTGCGAATCTCGACGGAAGACCCCTATTCGTTGCATTTACTAGCGGATATAGTATGTATCCCTACCTTAAGCCGGGGGAGTTGGTGTTTATTGTACCGGAACCCTTTGCAGGAAAGGTGAATGTAGGAGACATGATCGTGTTTCACGATCCAGATTACGGGAAGATACCGGGATATCCACCTTACATAATCCACCAGGTGGTAAATTCCACTGCCAAGGGGTTCATCACCAAGGGGATAAATGATGATTATGTGGATCAGATATACATGCCCCCTGTGAACTCCTCAGAGGTCTATGGGAAGCTCCTTATCCTAGGTGGTAACCCCGTAATTGTTCCGGGAATAGGATCTATAGTCTATTTCCTAGAAAATAACTCCTTGGAGGGGGTTATAATTCTCACGCTGATGGGAATATCCTTCCTTATCCTGGATACGTCCTTCAACAGAAGGCATCAACGCAGAGAGCTGAGGATTTCCACGAAGGGAATTATGTTGGCTATAGGTATTGTGGTCATCTCCTTTACGATTATTGCCTCCCTCGCGATGTCCTTCTCCGCCACCTTTTCGTATTTTACCTCTAATACTCCAGTTGAGATCGGAGGTGGAGCTCTAAACACGCCCTCAATAAACCTGGGGGTCATCTTACATGGACATTCATCTTCCTACGTCGTTAACGTGACTAACAGACTTCTCATACCTGAATATGTCGAGGTATCCTCGGTCAAGGGTTCGAGCTCAGCTTACTATAACGTGACTCCAACAAACATGATCCTTATGCCCTCTCAAACTCTTCACCTGAGGTTCACCGCAATAGGAAACGGATCTCAGGGACTTAAGTTGGTTGTGGTCAAGGCCTTCGTAATCCCGACCCTTTTCCCTATTTCTGCGCTGGCAGAGGGTCTGAAATACTATCCCCTGGAGTTGCTATTGATTAGTTCGGTCATTAGTACATTGCCATTTATAATGTTCGTGTACATTGTGAGGTTGAAAAGTGATGATTGGTAA
- a CDS encoding Rieske (2Fe-2S) protein: MKVCRAPELKEGKPTKFRLDHVDVVIVKVGDRIFAMDAYCPHKGGNLEYGDVLCDGRCRIRCHLHYYEYDLCDGKLIPNIYSNKPGSWFRSPDLKVYDIKIVNDELFVNVD, translated from the coding sequence GTGAAGGTATGTAGAGCACCGGAACTTAAGGAGGGAAAACCCACTAAGTTCCGGCTTGACCATGTGGACGTTGTTATTGTGAAAGTCGGGGATAGGATATTTGCCATGGATGCGTACTGTCCGCATAAGGGAGGAAATCTGGAGTATGGAGACGTCTTATGCGACGGGAGATGCAGAATAAGGTGTCACCTACATTATTACGAGTATGATTTGTGTGATGGAAAACTAATACCAAACATTTACAGCAATAAACCGGGATCGTGGTTTCGGTCCCCAGATTTGAAAGTCTACGATATCAAGATAGTAAATGATGAGCTATTCGTTAACGTAGACTAG
- the dps gene encoding DNA protection during starvation protein has product MQDKPQRDEPTVVGVEILEKSGLDVKKLIEKLVRATAAEFTTYYYYTNLRMHLSGMEGEGFKEIAEDARLEDRLHFELMSQRIYELGGTLPKDIRQVAELSACADAYLPENWKDPKEILKVLLEAEQCAIRTWKEVCDMTYGKDPRTYDLAQRILQEEIEHEAWFMELLYSRPSGHFRRNYPGEGPFSRKSRYE; this is encoded by the coding sequence ATGCAAGATAAACCTCAAAGGGATGAGCCTACGGTAGTGGGCGTAGAAATCCTGGAAAAATCTGGATTAGATGTCAAGAAACTCATAGAGAAGCTCGTGAGAGCAACAGCAGCGGAGTTCACGACGTACTACTACTACACGAATCTCAGGATGCATCTATCGGGTATGGAAGGAGAGGGATTTAAGGAGATAGCCGAGGACGCTAGATTAGAGGACAGGCTACACTTTGAACTCATGTCGCAAAGAATCTACGAATTAGGTGGAACATTACCTAAGGACATAAGGCAAGTGGCTGAGTTGTCTGCATGTGCTGATGCGTACCTGCCCGAGAACTGGAAAGATCCTAAGGAGATACTGAAGGTGCTACTAGAGGCGGAGCAGTGCGCCATAAGAACATGGAAGGAGGTATGTGACATGACCTACGGAAAAGATCCCAGAACCTATGACCTTGCACAGAGAATATTGCAGGAAGAGATAGAGCATGAGGCTTGGTTCATGGAGCTACTTTACAGTAGGCCATCGGGCCACTTCAGGAGAAACTATCCAGGGGAAGGTCCCTTCTCTAGGAAATCAAGATATGAGTGA
- a CDS encoding NRAMP family divalent metal transporter: MSIRDSAKLFGPAWIALLADSDAASILGGVSSGEEFGYRLIWFLLVLSIPLFIIQEASGRLGAVSNRGIGTLIRENYSRRTSILATIPIFVVDFFTYLSEYAGIAIGSVLVGINPLVGLLMFFGLHVLVIVTRNYQITEKSLILTSVILILSSLIIVAPRINSGESLVYFSSSRNYFFYLAINVGAVVTPPCMLIYQSSATATKYSSLRIDTSKKVSWLNLETVAGSIVTEIIVVIAEIVGTILGGVDPEDPLKLGNVLGQLRFIFGVTLITAGFLTLVVVSLSSAWGVLEAINRNSYNNTIKLYILESIPAVLIILLVGSNYSTIVNFALTLLSLSPIVVALPGILIGILLSKREIMGGYAYGKARLILYFVTIALITLGGIIGIIELA; this comes from the coding sequence ATGAGCATAAGGGATTCAGCTAAACTTTTTGGACCTGCATGGATAGCTCTCTTGGCAGATTCCGACGCGGCCAGTATTTTAGGAGGAGTATCGTCCGGAGAAGAATTTGGTTACAGGCTAATCTGGTTCCTGCTAGTTCTTTCCATTCCTCTGTTCATTATTCAGGAAGCCTCTGGGAGGTTGGGAGCGGTATCAAATCGAGGTATTGGCACACTAATCAGGGAAAACTACTCTAGGAGAACATCTATACTGGCTACAATTCCAATCTTCGTGGTCGACTTTTTCACTTATCTCAGCGAATATGCTGGGATAGCTATTGGATCTGTTTTGGTGGGAATAAATCCCCTAGTCGGGTTACTGATGTTCTTTGGACTTCATGTTCTGGTTATTGTAACCAGAAATTATCAGATTACGGAGAAATCCCTTATTCTCACATCGGTTATCTTGATCTTGTCGTCCCTCATTATAGTGGCACCAAGAATTAACTCTGGGGAGAGCCTGGTTTATTTTTCGAGTTCTCGGAACTACTTCTTTTATCTAGCAATAAACGTTGGTGCCGTGGTCACGCCTCCTTGTATGCTGATTTACCAGAGCTCTGCCACGGCAACCAAATACTCTTCCCTAAGGATAGATACCTCAAAAAAGGTGTCCTGGCTCAATTTGGAGACAGTCGCGGGGTCTATAGTGACCGAGATCATTGTTGTAATAGCTGAGATCGTGGGAACAATCCTAGGTGGGGTTGACCCAGAGGATCCATTAAAGCTGGGAAATGTCCTAGGTCAGCTCCGTTTCATATTTGGTGTGACCCTAATTACTGCAGGTTTTCTTACACTCGTAGTAGTCTCCTTAAGTAGTGCCTGGGGAGTTTTAGAGGCCATTAACAGAAACAGCTACAATAATACTATAAAGTTATATATCCTGGAATCTATTCCCGCAGTTCTTATCATCTTATTAGTGGGTAGTAATTATTCGACGATAGTTAACTTCGCCTTGACCTTACTCTCGCTGTCGCCCATAGTTGTTGCATTGCCAGGTATACTCATAGGGATACTTTTGAGCAAACGCGAAATCATGGGAGGATATGCATATGGCAAGGCGAGACTAATCCTGTATTTTGTGACAATAGCGTTGATAACGTTGGGCGGAATTATAGGTATCATTGAACTGGCATAG
- a CDS encoding winged helix-turn-helix domain-containing protein, with the protein MTTKRRGKLEIYLDILSICAMGGKKTEIMYRANLSYDLLNKYLNDLEQNGFIVTTGNLRCLTDKGQRLLDLLVKRENVRKEVEDLEFRISMMTSRAGSLKEIEISKIN; encoded by the coding sequence ATGACGACGAAAAGGCGTGGGAAACTAGAAATTTACCTTGATATTCTGTCGATCTGTGCCATGGGAGGGAAGAAGACTGAAATTATGTATAGGGCAAACTTAAGCTATGACCTACTTAACAAGTACCTTAACGATCTTGAGCAGAACGGGTTCATAGTTACAACCGGTAATCTAAGGTGTTTAACTGATAAGGGCCAAAGACTGCTTGACCTTCTGGTGAAACGCGAAAATGTTAGGAAAGAGGTAGAGGATCTGGAATTCAGAATATCAATGATGACCTCTCGTGCAGGGAGCCTGAAAGAGATCGAAATTAGTAAAATCAACTAG
- a CDS encoding NAD(+)/NADH kinase, with amino-acid sequence MPDAVKRVLLHGEGDGRTRERVRRLLREYGIQEVSEGYDAVIEVGTDGDLLKLLQILGAPKVPVFHVSPPGYSTFYSSVDWDQLRPGLERLSMGDYRVEQLTRLRVCVGNNEPVYALNELALFPSRSATLMEYSLVVDDEVLWSDKADGIIVATPAGSTAYAFSAGGPMVLKGAPVFVLVPVNSLNPIRRSLVVPDGSRMVIRDISSQVNVEAILDGVARVRVNDAVTVERGESISLIRFTEKVGENIERKVKLTLESQDIPPSAKFVLKMLQIYGEATPKELVEKTGLPDRTIRYALSILVKKGIVKRVANPRNIQQRIYRVSRA; translated from the coding sequence ATGCCAGATGCCGTGAAGAGGGTCCTCCTCCACGGGGAGGGGGACGGCAGAACAAGGGAGAGGGTGAGGAGACTCCTGAGGGAGTACGGGATTCAGGAGGTTTCAGAGGGTTACGACGCAGTGATAGAGGTGGGAACTGACGGGGATCTCCTGAAACTCCTCCAGATACTAGGCGCTCCCAAGGTTCCAGTGTTCCACGTGAGCCCTCCAGGTTACTCCACCTTCTACTCCTCGGTGGACTGGGACCAACTCAGGCCCGGGTTAGAGAGGCTTTCCATGGGCGATTATCGCGTGGAGCAACTCACGAGGTTAAGGGTTTGTGTCGGGAATAACGAGCCAGTGTACGCCCTTAACGAGCTCGCGCTCTTCCCCTCTAGGAGTGCAACTCTCATGGAGTATTCCCTCGTCGTTGATGACGAGGTCCTGTGGAGCGATAAGGCTGATGGTATCATTGTGGCCACGCCTGCAGGATCAACCGCCTACGCTTTCTCCGCCGGAGGTCCCATGGTTCTGAAGGGGGCCCCCGTGTTCGTTCTAGTTCCCGTGAATTCCCTAAACCCCATAAGGAGAAGTCTTGTGGTTCCAGACGGGTCGAGGATGGTGATAAGGGACATCTCAAGTCAGGTGAACGTTGAGGCAATCCTCGATGGGGTCGCTAGGGTCAGGGTGAATGATGCGGTCACTGTGGAGAGAGGAGAATCAATATCCCTCATTAGGTTCACCGAGAAGGTTGGAGAGAACATCGAGAGGAAGGTAAAGCTTACCCTCGAAAGTCAGGACATACCACCAAGTGCAAAGTTTGTGTTAAAGATGCTTCAGATTTACGGTGAGGCCACACCGAAGGAACTAGTGGAGAAGACGGGTCTTCCAGACAGGACCATAAGGTACGCCCTCTCAATTCTCGTAAAAAAGGGGATTGTGAAAAGAGTTGCGAATCCTCGAAACATTCAGCAGAGAATCTACAGAGTCAGTAGAGCATGA
- a CDS encoding APC family permease — protein sequence MSKFLRQSSGLVKQATLKDLVMLNVANMGAGLAVFQGISPYIVPGARLWVASLLTFLISLPLVLLYTSLMTRMPRTGGDYVWLSRKLNGALGSIMGIAIAFNMPPFFALSAFFSVSAINAVLSEIGVLDNVKSLVYLSNNVFVNPYGTLTLEQELLIYGLSALAFLVIIFLNIVKPRWGYTLTTWLGIFASATLALGVVMILANTGDFHQAVEVFLSREGVTPTSYTGPSFSWGSTIYMIPYFASYAYIWLYAGPAVASEAKGNVKLNLVLASLLTTAMITVPFLVMDLVGGYAYNASLYPSFTYNFWTAAIAVSPPLIQWILGLGLISWNFFVMAFGVVVFSRYVFAFSFDRVFPSFFAKLNRASSPYLAHILDLVLTLIFLAIPLISVNGAESLYAYTPLAAIYLFLVGLTGMKVGKEERSRPLMILGALSSAFMAFLAYESVTNPFFGVVSSSGINVIGTGYLVALVGSGAIIYAIASWLRRRQGIELKEVFQEIPPE from the coding sequence ATGTCCAAGTTCCTCAGACAGTCCTCCGGGCTCGTGAAACAGGCCACCCTCAAGGATCTCGTAATGCTCAACGTTGCAAACATGGGAGCAGGGCTGGCAGTTTTCCAAGGGATTTCGCCCTACATAGTTCCTGGGGCAAGGCTGTGGGTGGCCTCTCTCCTCACCTTCCTTATCTCGCTTCCGCTCGTCCTCCTGTACACGTCACTCATGACAAGGATGCCAAGGACGGGTGGGGATTACGTGTGGTTATCCAGGAAGTTAAATGGTGCCCTAGGTAGCATCATGGGAATAGCCATAGCCTTCAACATGCCTCCCTTCTTTGCGTTATCTGCCTTCTTCTCGGTGTCCGCGATCAACGCAGTGCTCTCAGAGATCGGGGTGCTGGACAACGTGAAATCGTTGGTCTACCTTAGCAATAACGTGTTCGTGAATCCCTACGGAACCCTCACCCTGGAGCAAGAACTCCTGATCTATGGACTGTCAGCTCTCGCGTTTCTAGTGATCATTTTCCTGAACATAGTGAAGCCGAGGTGGGGATACACGTTAACGACGTGGCTTGGAATCTTCGCTTCTGCGACCCTGGCACTCGGGGTTGTGATGATCCTAGCGAACACCGGCGATTTTCACCAGGCCGTGGAGGTCTTCCTCTCTAGGGAGGGCGTTACGCCAACTAGTTATACTGGTCCGTCGTTCAGCTGGGGGTCCACAATTTACATGATTCCCTACTTCGCGTCCTATGCGTATATCTGGCTCTACGCTGGACCCGCGGTTGCAAGTGAGGCTAAGGGTAACGTGAAACTTAACCTCGTGCTCGCAAGCCTACTAACCACGGCAATGATTACAGTACCCTTCCTGGTCATGGACCTAGTGGGAGGGTACGCCTATAATGCCTCCCTCTATCCGTCTTTCACCTACAACTTCTGGACTGCGGCAATAGCAGTTTCGCCTCCCTTGATACAGTGGATACTGGGGCTTGGTCTTATCTCCTGGAACTTCTTTGTCATGGCCTTCGGAGTCGTCGTGTTCTCGAGGTACGTCTTCGCGTTCTCCTTTGACAGGGTCTTCCCTAGCTTCTTTGCCAAGTTAAATAGGGCATCTTCTCCTTATCTGGCCCACATACTTGACCTTGTCCTGACGCTGATCTTCCTCGCAATTCCGCTGATCTCCGTAAATGGTGCTGAGTCGCTGTATGCGTACACGCCATTAGCTGCTATCTACCTCTTCCTGGTAGGATTAACGGGAATGAAGGTGGGGAAGGAGGAGAGGAGCAGGCCTTTGATGATACTGGGAGCGCTTTCGTCTGCCTTTATGGCCTTCCTTGCGTACGAGTCTGTGACCAATCCCTTCTTCGGGGTAGTCTCTAGCTCGGGGATAAACGTGATTGGTACCGGGTACCTTGTGGCACTGGTCGGGAGCGGGGCAATAATTTACGCCATCGCAAGCTGGCTAAGGAGGAGACAAGGCATTGAGCTCAAGGAAGTGTTTCAAGAGATTCCGCCCGAGTAA
- a CDS encoding xanthine dehydrogenase family protein molybdopterin-binding subunit — protein sequence MIKIREHLDEITGHGKYIDDVDLPNTVYLGVVRSQVARGKVLDISRSDNVLLFLDWDSVSTYMPVRPDPRTKNVVKMPIVSDGRVNFVGQPVVAFVVKDRYEVEDVTDEIGVDYAQETPILSVKDSMREEIKIHEKGNIAIDLDLSGGDLEQLVNSEVTVERELLQDRIVQHPMEPKGVISYYNGETLTVIGSFQSAFRVRADLQEALGVSPEKIVVQSPPNVGGGFGNKVPAYPEYVLTALASMKLRRPVKWIETRREHLTNPTQGRGVWSKVKLHAKRDGTILGLEGTIAVDLGAYAFTINTTTPAFIASLTNGPYKMRFAKLRALGVYTNKPPTGPYRGAGRPEAALITETLVEDLAETLGLSPLEVRKKNLLDGEFTTPLGVKIDKAAYREMFTRAEQVYHTLKERHKGKAISFIAFTEVVRASPGEGAKVRVGRGEVFIAVGSGPHGQAHRTTFALLAGEVLGIDPNEIKVEVNNTSLIKEGIGSFGSRSAAAGGSAVIEASRAVLQKIRERGLTVRQAINSDEVFEAETFTKTSDLYTPGIHMAVLDLDKETGFARVLEYYAIDDVGRAIIPSEVEGQIVGGVLQGASQVLLEYAPYDENGNPVYGSIADNGFPTAVEAVRRVISESFSTPSNTLSQARGVGEAGTTGALPAVFIALEKALHRKLSGTPYLPG from the coding sequence ATGATCAAGATTAGGGAACACCTAGATGAAATCACGGGACACGGTAAATACATAGATGATGTGGATCTCCCCAACACTGTCTATCTTGGCGTGGTTAGATCGCAGGTGGCCAGGGGAAAGGTGCTCGATATCTCGAGAAGCGATAATGTCCTCCTCTTCCTGGATTGGGACTCAGTCTCAACTTACATGCCAGTTAGACCAGACCCTAGGACGAAGAATGTCGTAAAGATGCCTATCGTGAGCGATGGGAGAGTGAACTTCGTTGGCCAGCCCGTGGTCGCCTTCGTTGTTAAGGACAGATACGAGGTTGAAGACGTGACTGACGAGATAGGCGTGGACTACGCCCAAGAGACGCCCATCCTCTCCGTGAAGGACTCCATGAGGGAGGAGATCAAGATACATGAGAAAGGGAACATTGCAATAGACCTTGATCTAAGTGGCGGAGATCTAGAGCAACTGGTGAACTCTGAGGTCACGGTCGAAAGGGAGCTCCTCCAAGACAGGATAGTTCAGCACCCCATGGAGCCTAAGGGTGTCATCTCGTACTACAACGGTGAAACACTCACCGTGATTGGATCCTTCCAGTCGGCTTTCAGGGTGAGGGCAGATCTCCAGGAAGCACTTGGGGTCTCACCCGAGAAGATTGTGGTCCAATCTCCTCCAAACGTTGGTGGAGGCTTTGGGAACAAGGTCCCTGCCTATCCGGAGTACGTCCTGACTGCCCTGGCCTCTATGAAGCTGAGAAGACCTGTGAAGTGGATCGAGACTAGGAGGGAACACCTTACCAACCCAACCCAAGGGCGGGGAGTCTGGTCTAAGGTTAAACTTCACGCCAAGAGGGACGGTACAATCCTAGGCCTTGAGGGGACCATTGCCGTGGATCTAGGTGCTTACGCCTTCACCATCAACACAACCACCCCAGCATTCATTGCCTCCCTCACGAACGGTCCCTACAAGATGAGGTTCGCTAAGTTGAGGGCACTAGGCGTTTACACGAATAAACCTCCCACCGGCCCATACCGCGGAGCCGGGAGGCCTGAGGCAGCCCTAATCACTGAGACACTTGTTGAAGATCTGGCAGAGACGCTGGGTCTTAGCCCCCTTGAGGTTAGGAAGAAGAACCTCCTGGACGGAGAGTTCACAACCCCCCTGGGAGTAAAGATAGATAAGGCTGCGTACAGGGAGATGTTTACAAGGGCCGAGCAGGTTTACCACACTCTCAAGGAGAGGCACAAGGGAAAGGCGATCTCCTTCATAGCCTTCACTGAAGTTGTGAGGGCGTCCCCCGGCGAGGGTGCTAAGGTGAGGGTAGGAAGGGGAGAAGTCTTCATTGCGGTGGGCAGTGGACCCCACGGACAAGCCCACAGAACCACGTTCGCTCTCCTAGCAGGAGAGGTGCTTGGGATTGACCCGAACGAGATCAAGGTTGAGGTAAACAACACCTCCCTAATCAAGGAGGGGATAGGTAGCTTCGGGAGTAGGAGCGCAGCTGCCGGTGGGTCAGCCGTGATTGAGGCCTCCAGGGCAGTCCTCCAGAAGATAAGGGAAAGGGGTCTCACCGTGAGGCAGGCCATAAACTCAGACGAGGTTTTCGAGGCTGAGACCTTCACCAAGACTTCGGACCTCTACACCCCTGGAATACATATGGCAGTCCTCGACCTGGACAAGGAGACGGGCTTCGCCAGGGTCCTCGAGTATTACGCTATCGACGACGTTGGGAGGGCAATAATCCCATCAGAGGTTGAGGGACAGATCGTGGGAGGCGTTCTACAGGGAGCTTCCCAGGTCCTGCTTGAGTATGCACCGTATGACGAGAACGGTAATCCCGTGTATGGATCAATCGCAGATAACGGGTTCCCCACTGCGGTTGAGGCAGTTCGCAGGGTAATTTCAGAGTCCTTCTCTACCCCATCCAACACCTTGAGCCAGGCAAGGGGTGTCGGTGAGGCCGGAACCACTGGGGCCCTCCCTGCAGTTTTCATTGCCCTTGAAAAGGCACTCCACAGGAAGTTGAGCGGGACCCCCTACCTACCAGGGTAA
- a CDS encoding tellurite resistance/C4-dicarboxylate transporter family protein, whose product MLKRILFEISVLSPSYFGSVMATGVVSIILKLYGLTSVAALVAVLNLILYTSLVLLNLVRIISYRDRVREDLLDPGRGLGYLTAIAGTDVVGDDLVLVLHMESISLVLWGASLVLWILLQYYFLFTLTVREEKGGIQDVNGLWLLLPVSTLTLSVLSLDLSTKVPQLIYPGLITYFVGWVTYLVITVLISSRLFLSRVKAGDVIPAYWINGGFPALASLSSSLLILHASPSFPILLELRSFLLGTGVLVWAYGTWWMPLLFLLFAWKHLAKHISFLKYDFQFWSAVFPIAVYDLGTYFTARVTGIPGVSLIALVFAYISVGLWVYQLSGFVYNILVKLRKPIDA is encoded by the coding sequence ATGCTCAAAAGGATACTTTTTGAGATCTCTGTCCTCTCACCTTCCTATTTCGGCAGTGTAATGGCGACTGGCGTCGTTTCCATCATCCTCAAGCTATACGGTCTGACCTCAGTCGCGGCTCTAGTTGCGGTTCTGAACTTGATCTTGTACACCTCCCTAGTCCTCCTTAACCTAGTCAGGATAATCAGTTACAGGGATAGGGTGAGGGAGGACCTCCTGGATCCGGGTAGGGGACTGGGTTACCTCACGGCCATTGCCGGTACGGACGTGGTTGGTGACGACTTAGTCCTGGTCCTCCACATGGAGAGCATATCCCTTGTACTGTGGGGAGCTAGCCTGGTTCTCTGGATACTCCTTCAGTACTACTTTCTCTTCACACTGACGGTGAGAGAGGAGAAGGGAGGAATTCAGGATGTTAACGGTCTCTGGTTACTTCTTCCCGTGTCCACCCTTACCCTCTCAGTGCTATCCCTAGACCTGTCGACTAAAGTCCCTCAGTTAATCTACCCTGGCTTAATCACGTACTTTGTGGGATGGGTAACTTACCTGGTCATCACGGTCTTGATCTCATCTAGGCTCTTTCTATCTAGGGTGAAGGCGGGAGACGTGATCCCAGCTTACTGGATCAACGGAGGGTTTCCAGCACTGGCCTCCCTATCGTCCTCCCTTCTCATCCTTCATGCCAGTCCCTCCTTCCCAATTCTCCTAGAGCTGAGGTCATTCCTCCTTGGTACTGGAGTGTTGGTATGGGCCTATGGCACCTGGTGGATGCCCCTACTCTTTCTCCTCTTTGCCTGGAAGCACCTCGCGAAACACATATCCTTCCTCAAGTATGACTTCCAGTTCTGGAGTGCGGTGTTTCCCATAGCGGTGTACGACCTTGGAACTTACTTTACGGCAAGGGTGACCGGAATTCCTGGTGTCTCGCTCATCGCCCTGGTGTTCGCATACATATCCGTGGGTCTGTGGGTATATCAACTCTCGGGGTTCGTGTACAACATCCTCGTGAAGTTGAGGAAACCCATAGATGCCTAA
- a CDS encoding DUF302 domain-containing protein → MIRKEFPVPMDQVLPRIKEKIKNLGAEIFAEIDHALNAEKVGLKLEPTKVLIFGNPRVGTLLMQENRDIAYELPLRLAIWSSGNRTFVVYELPSEIGRKFGITNLDVLRKMDAFMENVVNL, encoded by the coding sequence ATGATCAGGAAAGAGTTCCCCGTTCCCATGGATCAAGTACTCCCCAGGATCAAGGAGAAAATCAAGAACCTAGGTGCCGAAATCTTTGCCGAAATTGACCACGCGCTTAATGCAGAGAAGGTAGGCCTCAAACTGGAGCCAACGAAGGTCCTCATATTCGGCAACCCCAGGGTCGGGACCCTCCTCATGCAGGAGAACAGGGACATAGCCTATGAGCTGCCACTGAGGCTCGCCATCTGGAGTTCCGGTAACAGGACATTCGTGGTATACGAGTTGCCCAGCGAGATAGGGAGAAAATTCGGCATAACCAACCTCGACGTCCTCAGAAAGATGGACGCCTTCATGGAGAATGTGGTAAACCTATAA